The genomic stretch ATCGGCCAATCCTCGCCGACCCCATCCTGTGTTTTCGTCACGAAGTCGCTTTCATGAAATCGTAAAAACACACCTGTAAAGTGTGTCGTGCCACCGCCGACCCCGCGACCCGAGTTGTTATGCCCCATCTGAAGCGGGTCGTTGCCGCCGACGATGCGCGTGTCTTGCCAGCTTAGTCGCGCCATCGCCAGTTCGTCCGAGGCGAAGTCGGACTGCGGATTCCAAAACGGCCCCGCTTCCAGCACGACCACACGCAATCCGGTCAAACTCAGCTCATACGCCAATACGCCGCCAGCCGCCCCGGCGCCGACGATGACTACATCCGCTTCATCGGGGTATTTGCGGTGGTCGAGGTCATCGAAACGGTGCCCTTCGTAATGACAGACATTGTGATGGATCGGATCGTGACTACGCATCTTGTCTCGCCTCCCAAGGGTCGGTCAAGCCGCGCTCGCTGCGCACATACCCGCGCGGATAGGCCGGTCCCCCGTATCCGATCTCCGACCAGATGGTTGGGTGCGAGTAGTAGGCGCTGACCGTTTCGGAGAGCATGTTTTGAAAAAACGCCTTGGCGGGGATGGGCTGGCCTTCTTGAGCGGGAAGCGCCAAGGTCTCATTTTCCAGCCCGACCAACAGCGCGATTTGTTGCTCGGGCCGAAGCGTCGCGAACAGGTCGCCATGCTCGGCCTGTGCCAACTTGTCGAGCGCGGCCAATCCCTTTTTCACCAGCTCTTGAAAAGGCGGGACTCCTGCCTGGCGCTGCGATTCGCCGACGTCGCTGCTCAATTTCGTGTCCAGATGCTTGACGATAAAATCGAGCAGCTCCTTGCGCCCATCATCGACCAGCAGGTTGGCGATCGCGCGAATCTGCTCTGCTTCCGCCCCGGTCAAGTTGTGCAGCGTGCCGACCACCTCGAACCGCTTTTGTACGATTTCACGCGTGTGATCATCCCATTGCTCCTGCTCTTGCATCACTTGATAACGCGGATAATGCGTTCTGCGTTCCATCCTCCTGCCTCCTTGTTGCGTCCGCTTTACGCCCAGTACAACAAAATCAGCCCGATCACACTGGAAAGGGTGATCAGCCCTGGCAGTGTCGCTGGAGGGCCGACCAGAAAATTGCGCATTTCATACCCGCCGACGCGCTCGCCGACGCCGCGTAGGTGCATGAACGAGCCAAACGCGCCAGCCAGAAGGGAAGCGGCTAGCAACACAGACAGTGCAGCCCGCAGCCATGACAAGTTGGCAAAGGTAAGCGTCACCAGTGCCAGCCCGTCGATCGGGGTGGCCAGCACGGGAATCCACATCGACCAGTGGCGAAAATTTTGGCGGTAGTGGTACATCGTGACCTGAACAAAAATCATGAAAAACATCAGGCCCAGGAGCAGGATCACGACCCGCTCGATCGGCCATCCATACCAGCCTGTCACCATCTTGAAAAACACCTCCACAACCCCTAGGATTGCCAAAAATTCATCCGAATAGAAGACTATTCCTTGCGAAGACTAGACCTACACTCTATAATTCAGGAGAATGCAGAAAAAGAGACAAAGGTGAGATCGAAAACATGCGTATTCGGGGACGTGACAAGCTCATCCGGCAGTACAACTTGCACAAAGAAGCTGGACGGATTGTAGAGATGGCAAGCAATCATCAAGGTCGCTGGCAAGAGCTGTTTGGCAACGACAATCCGATCTATATTGAAATTGGAACGGGGCGCGGCCGCTTTATTGCGACGCACGCAGCCCAAAATCCGGACATCAACTATGTTGGGATCGAGTTGGAACACGAACTGCTTGGCAAAGTTGGCAAAAAGGCGGAAGAGCTTGCGGTCGGCAAAAATTTGCTGTTGACGCCTGCCGACGCTGTGCGCCTGACCGATTTTTTTTCACCGGGCGAGGTAGCACGGATCTACTTGAACTTCTCCGATCCGTGGCCGAAAACACGCCATGCGAAGCGACGTCTGACCTATCGCGACTTCCTACAGTCCTACCGCAGTGTTTTGCAGGCAGGGGGCGCGGTGCACTTTAAGACGGACAACCGCGATCTGTTCCAATTTTCCTTGAACGAATTTGCCGAAGATGATTGGAAAATGTCGGCGATCACACTCGATTTGCACAATAGCCAATGGATGGAAGGCAATGTGATGACCGAGTACGAGGAAAAGTTCTCCTCGCAAGGTATGCCGATCTATCGACTGGAAGCTAGGCCATATCCGAAGCGTCCGGAACACCCCTCTGAGTAGGGGTGTTTTTGCTTGAGCAGGCAAGGCGATTTTTATTTGCTGCAGGATCAGCATAAATGATGGAATCACCCATATATTGAATCCTGTAAGTCGTAAAAGCGACTACATAAATAGAGAGATGGGAAGCCTGTAATGATGTAAACCTGGTGATCGTCCGAGAAAAAGCACTCCGCACACGTTGCGGGGTGTTTTTTCATGCCCAAATATACAATTTGAAATCATAACTTGACATTTGATTCTTTGTTTTATATATAATAAAAATGTAATTTATTAAAATAGAAAGGGAGGATTCGTAATGAATTGGAACAAAAAAGCGGTAGGAGCAACTTTGGCACTTGGGTTGGCTGTATCGGTCAGCCTGCCCGCCTATGCGGGGTCTGCTACCTATGTGGAGCAGGGCCGAGTCGGTACTCCGATCAATCTGCTCGATGAGACGAAGGGGAAAATTGCCACAGCCAACGTTTTGGTAAAAGTGAAGTCGGGTAAGAAAGCCAGCAATATCGCTTTGAAGCATGGAGTGCGGCTCGGTGAACAGCTTGGCACAGGTGACTGGTATGTCTTAGAAGTGCCGAGCGGACGACTCTCCCAAACGCTCGTCAAGCTCAAGCGGGACAAGGAGCTTGAAGCGGTGGAAGTGGACCAGCAAGTCGGCATCACCGGGGAAGAACAGGCTGGCATCATGTTGACGCCGAACGACCCCGCTTTTTCAACTCAGCCCTATCTCAACCTGATTCAAGCCCCGGCAGCGTGGGATGTGACGACCGGCTCCTCCTCGCGCACGATCGCGATCATCGATACGGGTGTCGATCTTGATCATCCCGATCTGATCGGTAAAATTCTGCCGGGCTATGACTTTGTCAACGGTGATAGCATCGCGGACGATGATAACGGTCACGGCACAGCGGTCGCCGGAGTGGCCGCAGCCAGCTCCAACAACTTGACCGACATCACGGGTGTCGATTGGCAGGCCAAAATCTTGCCCGTCAAAGTGTTGAACGCAAGTGGAGCAGGCACTTATTCCAATGTCATCCAAGGTATCTATTACGCAGCCAATAACGGGGCGAACGTGATCAACATGTCGTTCGGTGGTGGCGCCAGCGTATCGCTCCAAGATGCGATCAACTATGCGTACAGCAAAGGATGCATCATCGTCGCTGCGGATGATAGCTACGGGGGCACCGTCATGTATCCGGCCGCGTATGCCAACGTGGTCGGGGTCACCGGACTCAACGCGAGCGGTGTTCCGACAAGCGCGGGAAGTCACATCGACATCGCGGCTCCAGCCACTATGATCAGGACCACCCAGATGGGCGGAGGTACGGCGATTTACTCGGGTGTCTCTTACTCAGCGGCGATCGTCTCCGGTGTGATGAGCCTCGCCTGGTCGTGCAACTTGTCCTATACGAATAGCGTTGTGCAAAACCGTGTGCTCACACAGGTTGACCCGATCCCAGGCAAGCCGTTTGGGCGTGTCAATGCCTATCAAACGGTCTTCGGATTCTAAATGCTACACTGCATTGACAAACGACAAGGGAGGTCATATACGGTGAAAAGCGGGAACAGATGGGCAGGTTTTTTCCTCACGTTGGCGATGGTGACAGCGGTGGTGCCGGCAAGCGGTGCCTCTGCTGAGCAACCGAGCAAGGATCGAGCGGGGAATTCCTATGTGGAAGGCCAGATCCTCGTGAAAGTAAAACCGGGCAAGGATGCTGCTGTGCTTTCGAAAAAACTTGGCGCAAGCGAAGCGAAGTCGCTCGGCGGCGCGGAGTGGAAACTAGTGAAAGTGCCAATGGGGAAAACGGAAGAGTACCTTGCCAAATTCAAAGGGGACTCGGACGTGGCGGCAGCAGAACTTGACTATATCTATACGGCACTTGCTACCACCCCGAACGACCCGCTCTATAGTAGCCAATGGCACTTGCCGAACATCGGCGCTGACGTGATGTGGGATACGAACAGAGGCAGCGCTTCGAATGTGATCGCGATCATCGACACGGGGGTTGACCTCACCCATCCCGATCTGGTCGGCAAGATCGTACCAGGCTACAATTTTGTGGCCATGAATACGAATGCCAACGATGATCAGGGACACGGTACCTTCATGGCCACGCTCGCGGCTGCGAACACCAACAACGCGGTGCTTGGCGCAGGTGTGGACTGGTATGCGAAAATCATGCCAGTCAAAGTGCTTGATGCTACGGGCGGCGGCACGACCTCGACGATCATCAGCGGCGTGCAGTGGGCAGCCGACAATGGCGCGAAGGTCATCAACATGTCGATCGGTGGTGGAAGCTACTCGACAGCGTTTCAAAATGTGATCGACTATGCGTGGAGCAAAGGCGTTGTGCTGACCGCAGCGGCGGGCAGTAGCGGCAGCACGTTGGCGCAATACCCAGCCGCTTACAACAATGTGGTAGCTGTGGCAGCGACCACATCTTCCGATTTGAAAGCATCCTTCAGCTCCTACGGCAGCTGGGTCGATTTTGCCGCACCTGGTTCGAGCATCGTATCGAGCAAGATGGGCGGCGGCTGGACTACCATGTCCGGTTCTTCGACGTCCAGTGCGATCGTCGCTGGTGCTGTCACGCTGGCGTGGTCGAAGTATCCGACTTATACAAATGCAGGCATCATCAGTTATCTGGGCAGCCGAGCGACACCGATAGCAGGCACTGGTACGTATTGGAACTACGGCAAGATCAATTTGCGTTAACAAGCAGGGTCGAGCAGAACACCTCTGATCAAGAGGTGTTCTTTTCTTGTTTCCATAAGCGAATCATCATTTAGGAAAATAAATTTAAAACAAATTCAACGAACGAATATACAAATAAAAGGTTTGTTCCATTAGATAAGTAGAAAGTAAAATAATTAGAGATAACGAAAACGGCTGAAAATTGGCGAAACGATAAGAAAACAGGTTCAATGGTGGGTGTATTTGAATAATTCCTGATTTGTATTAATGAATTATAAGATATACAATATAGTCAGAAGGTGAAAAAACCTTCACAATATAAATAAAGGGGGCCATTAAAATGGCGAAGTTCAACAAATTCGCAACTGCGTTCGTGGCAGTCGCAATGACCGCATCCCTGCTTCCGGTAGCAGGCGTTTCCGCAGCATCTGCGGACGTAAAACCGGCTGTAGTAGCAAACACCACCGGTACTGACCAACTCATCGTTACGTTCAAAGCTGGCAAAACAGACGTATCTGCGTCTGTAGCAAAAGCTCACGGCGCATCGGTGAAGAAAACCACCGCTACTGGCAAGAAGATCCTGAAAGTTGATGCTGACAAAGCGGCTGACGTTCTCGCTCAACTGAAAGCTGACCCGAACGTTGAATCTGCAGAATTCGACCAAATCCTGTCGGTCGATGTAACTACGCCGAACGATCCGTCCTACGGCAGCCAATACCACTTGACTCGCATCCAAGCGAACTCCGCTTGGGACTTCTATACAGGTTCTACTGCAGTTAAAATCGCAATCGTTGACACCGGCGTTGACTTGACTCACCCGGACCTGTCTTCCAAAATCGTTGCTGGTTACAACTTCGTAAGCGGCACTACGAACGCGAACGATGACCACGGCCACGGTACGCACTGCGCAGGTATCGCAGCTGCTAACACCAACAACTCCACGAACGGTGCAGGTGTTGACTGGAACGCTCGTATCATGCCGGTTAAAGTTCTGAACGCAGCTGGTTCGGGCTACACTTCCGACATCTCCGCTGGCGTACGTTGGGCTGCTGACAACGGCGCGAAAGTAATCTCCATGTCCTTGGGCGGCGGCAGCTACTCCGCTAGCTTCCAAGCGGATATCGACTACGCATGGGGCAAAGGTGCTGTTATCGTAGCGGCTGCTGGTAACAACGGCAACACGGCTGTTCAATACCCGGCTAACTACAACAACGTTGTGTCCGTTGCTGCAACCACCAGCACTGACGGAAAAGCTTCCTTCTCCACCTACGGCACTTGGGTTGACATCGCTGCTCCGGGCAACGCGATCCTCTCCACTGCTAGAGGCGGCGGCATGACCACGATGTCCGGTACCTCGATGGCTACTCCGGTAGTTGCAGGTGTTGCAGGTCTGGTATGGCAGCGCTACGGCACTTCCGCTTCCCCGGCAACCATCGTTAACAAGATCCATTCGACTGCTGACGTGATCACCGGCACCGGTTCCTGGTGGATCCATGGCCGCGTAAACGCATACAAAGCGGTTACTCTGTAATCGATCTATATGAGCGGAAAGGCACCCTGATCATCAGGGTGCCTTTCTATTATGTAAACCAATTTCGGCGGCATGTGC from Tumebacillus algifaecis encodes the following:
- a CDS encoding gluconate 2-dehydrogenase subunit 3 family protein, producing MERRTHYPRYQVMQEQEQWDDHTREIVQKRFEVVGTLHNLTGAEAEQIRAIANLLVDDGRKELLDFIVKHLDTKLSSDVGESQRQAGVPPFQELVKKGLAALDKLAQAEHGDLFATLRPEQQIALLVGLENETLALPAQEGQPIPAKAFFQNMLSETVSAYYSHPTIWSEIGYGGPAYPRGYVRSERGLTDPWEARQDA
- the trmB gene encoding tRNA (guanosine(46)-N7)-methyltransferase TrmB, which produces MRGRDKLIRQYNLHKEAGRIVEMASNHQGRWQELFGNDNPIYIEIGTGRGRFIATHAAQNPDINYVGIELEHELLGKVGKKAEELAVGKNLLLTPADAVRLTDFFSPGEVARIYLNFSDPWPKTRHAKRRLTYRDFLQSYRSVLQAGGAVHFKTDNRDLFQFSLNEFAEDDWKMSAITLDLHNSQWMEGNVMTEYEEKFSSQGMPIYRLEARPYPKRPEHPSE
- a CDS encoding S8 family serine peptidase, with protein sequence MNWNKKAVGATLALGLAVSVSLPAYAGSATYVEQGRVGTPINLLDETKGKIATANVLVKVKSGKKASNIALKHGVRLGEQLGTGDWYVLEVPSGRLSQTLVKLKRDKELEAVEVDQQVGITGEEQAGIMLTPNDPAFSTQPYLNLIQAPAAWDVTTGSSSRTIAIIDTGVDLDHPDLIGKILPGYDFVNGDSIADDDNGHGTAVAGVAAASSNNLTDITGVDWQAKILPVKVLNASGAGTYSNVIQGIYYAANNGANVINMSFGGGASVSLQDAINYAYSKGCIIVAADDSYGGTVMYPAAYANVVGVTGLNASGVPTSAGSHIDIAAPATMIRTTQMGGGTAIYSGVSYSAAIVSGVMSLAWSCNLSYTNSVVQNRVLTQVDPIPGKPFGRVNAYQTVFGF
- a CDS encoding S8 family serine peptidase, with the translated sequence MKSGNRWAGFFLTLAMVTAVVPASGASAEQPSKDRAGNSYVEGQILVKVKPGKDAAVLSKKLGASEAKSLGGAEWKLVKVPMGKTEEYLAKFKGDSDVAAAELDYIYTALATTPNDPLYSSQWHLPNIGADVMWDTNRGSASNVIAIIDTGVDLTHPDLVGKIVPGYNFVAMNTNANDDQGHGTFMATLAAANTNNAVLGAGVDWYAKIMPVKVLDATGGGTTSTIISGVQWAADNGAKVINMSIGGGSYSTAFQNVIDYAWSKGVVLTAAAGSSGSTLAQYPAAYNNVVAVAATTSSDLKASFSSYGSWVDFAAPGSSIVSSKMGGGWTTMSGSSTSSAIVAGAVTLAWSKYPTYTNAGIISYLGSRATPIAGTGTYWNYGKINLR
- a CDS encoding S8 family peptidase; its protein translation is MAKFNKFATAFVAVAMTASLLPVAGVSAASADVKPAVVANTTGTDQLIVTFKAGKTDVSASVAKAHGASVKKTTATGKKILKVDADKAADVLAQLKADPNVESAEFDQILSVDVTTPNDPSYGSQYHLTRIQANSAWDFYTGSTAVKIAIVDTGVDLTHPDLSSKIVAGYNFVSGTTNANDDHGHGTHCAGIAAANTNNSTNGAGVDWNARIMPVKVLNAAGSGYTSDISAGVRWAADNGAKVISMSLGGGSYSASFQADIDYAWGKGAVIVAAAGNNGNTAVQYPANYNNVVSVAATTSTDGKASFSTYGTWVDIAAPGNAILSTARGGGMTTMSGTSMATPVVAGVAGLVWQRYGTSASPATIVNKIHSTADVITGTGSWWIHGRVNAYKAVTL